The following is a genomic window from Butyricimonas faecihominis.
CTTACTTGCACCCATAACATTCGTCGGGTTCACCGCTTTATCGGTAGAGATCATCACGAAACGCTGGCAATCATATTTCACAGCACAATCGGCAACATTTTTCGTTCCGAAAATATTCGTTTTCACACCTTCAATCGGGTGTTTTTCCATCATGGGAACGTGCTTATAAGCAGCCGCATGATACACGATATTGGGATGATATGTTTTAAAGATTCCTTCCACCCGGCTCGCATCACGTACATCCCCGATCTCGATTTTATAATCCGTGAAACCACACTCTTCTTTCAGTTCCAGCTCAATATCATAAAGCGGAGATTCGGCCTGATCAAACAAAACGATCAAAGAAGGATTAAAATGCGTCAACTGCCGCACGATTTCACTCCCGATAGAACCAGCCGCCCCGGTCACCAAAACCACTTTATTCAATAATTGTTTCCGAAGATTGGTCTCCTCCATGTGAATCACGTCCCTCTCCAACAAATCTTCGATCTTGATATTCCGGATATGCCGCATACTTAACTCCCCGTTAATCCAACTTTCAAAACGAGGCACTTCGAGTACATTCACATCTGCAGCCAAGCAGATCTCGACAATCTCCCGTTTTTTATCCGGAGAAATCATCTTTTTGGCGATGACCACCTTGTCCACCCGGTTACGTTTCAACAAACCGGGTAAAGACGACATCTTGTAAATCTTGACCCCCTCGATAATCTTTCCCGCTTTCCGATCATTCACATCAACAAAAGCAAGAATATTATACGTGGCATCCTCCACGTTATCCATGGCATGTTTTGCCATGATACCGTATTCATCGCTACCACATATAATTACATTCTTTTTAGTACGCTCCGCACCGATATACTGCGCAAAGACTTTCTTCACGATCACCCGGCTCATAACCATCAAACTGGTCAGAAGAACGTACTCCGTGAGTAAAACGGAAACCGGTATAAAAAGATAATCATACAACAGGAAAAACACGCCACTACCCAAAAGAAGGGCAATCTCCCCTGCCGTCAACACGTAGTAGATGCGCAAAGCATCCTCCGTTCCCGTGAAACGTACTATTCCGGAATAAGTATGCCCCAACAGGAAACTGATCACCCGGACACCCACGATAACGAGAGCCCCGGTCAAGACAAAATCCAATCTCATCCGGTCAATCTGGAAATTGACCCAAATCAGATAAGCAACGCTAACTGCCATAATAGCGAGAGCCACGTCAATCAAAAATACAATCCATCGAGGAGTGTATGAGAATGAACGCAACGTCCTCATTCTATTCAGACCATTTGTGATAAATGCAACCATAATTTTTTAATATAAAAATAAAACCTTCACGGGATAAACCTCCTAAAAGGTGGACACCCGCAAAGGTAATAGTAATAATATTAAAAAAAAAATTTTTTTAGTAGGCCTTCAAAATATTAACCTCATCTTCAGTCAGGAAACGCCAGTGGCCCCGGGGTAAATTTTTCTTCGTGATCCCGGCAAAAAAGACACGGTCCAAACGAAGAATCTGGTAACCCAAATGCTCGAAAATCCTCCGGACGATACGATTTCTACCGGAATGAATTTCAATCCCCACCTGTGTACGATCATCTTCCGCCACTCTCACGTCATCCGCTTGGATAAAACCATCCTCCAAGTCGATCCCCTTACGGATAGCCTCCAAGTCGCCCGTTTGAACCACCTTGTCCAAGAACACGTGGTATATCTTTTTCTGGTTATACTTCGGGTGAGTCAATTTCTTGGCCAAATCGCCATCATTCGTGAAAAGCAACACTCCCGTGGTCTGGCGGTCAAGCCGTCCGATCGGGTACACGCGCTCTTTACAAGCTCCCTCGATCAATGTCATCACGGTTCTACGTTCCAAAGGATCTTCCACGGTCGTCACGTAATCTTTCGGCTTATTCAACACCAAGTATACTTTACGTTCGGGAGTAATCACTTGATCATCAACCTCCACTCGATCCGTACGCTTTACTTTTACCCCGACTTGTTGCACGACCTCCCCGTTTACTTTCACCCGACCGGCTGCAATCAACACATCAGCATCACGACGTGAACACACTCCGCCTTTAGCGATATAACGGTTCAAGCGTAATTCTGTCTCCTGCCCCTCGTTCTTCTTGCGATATTCAATTTGTTTTTTCTTACTATACACACTTTTGGGAGCGCCATCCCCATCTGCCCGACGGGTAAACACTTTTCTCGCCGGACGATCAGAATAACGATCCCGACGATCATCCCCCTCTCTGCGATCCCGACGATCGCCACGATACCCTTCTCCACGTCCTCCTTCCTCACGGGAACCTCTTTCCCGACGTCCTTCCTCTCGTCGATCATTACGATCCCTGTTTTGATAACGATTATCTCTTCTTTCTGCATTTTCATCCCGATCTTGAGGCCGCCTTTCACGACGCTCTCCACGATCGGAAAAACGATTGTTATCCCTGTTACCTCTCTCGTATGATCTTCTATTATCCCGATTCTCGTAACGATTATTCTCCCGATCCCCTCTTTCACGATTTCTGTCTGAATCCCGGTAATAACGATTCCCGTTATCTCGATCTCCCGTACCCTCGTTACGCTCTCTCTCCCGTTCTTTGTTCAAATCACGGATATACCCGTGTCCTTGTTCCCGTCTCGGTCTGTCCGTGTTGAAACGGTTAGGTCTTCTTGTTTCGCTTTCTCCACCTTCACGGTTTTCGAAACGCGGTGTTCTGCTCCGACGATTCTCATCACGATTCTCGATCGGCCTTGTAATTCTAGGTCTTTTAGTCTCCCTATTCATATACTTACGTATAAATTTTTGATTTTAAATTTATGATTCTTGCTTATAGCCCTCATCGGCCTATTCTATTGATTGAAGATATGCACTCATTTTTCATACCTTCTTAATTATTCATTTTTAATTCTACATTTTCAACTTTCAATTATTTCGGTGCCGCCCGGTATACAAATAACGCCACCACAGCAAATAACATATTCGGTATCCATACCGCTAATAACGGACTCATGCCCCCATTGGTTGCAAAAACCGTGGAAAATTGCATAAATAATATGTACGAGAAACTGATTAATAATCCCAATCCCAAATGGAACCCCATTCCTCCTCGAATTTTACGAGAGGCGATACATACCCCAATTAACGTCAATATGAATGTAGCGAAAGCGCCCGAAAACATCTTGTACTTCTCGATCTGGAACTCAACCACGTTACTACTTCCCCGCAATTTTTGCCGGGCGATGTATTCATCCAGTTCCGGTAATGTCAAGCGCTCCTTAATTTTCTTGGGGTCCTCGGAGAATTCCGCCGCACTAAAATTTAATAGCGTATCAATAGTTTGTCCCGTCGTGTAAGTCTCCTTGATCCCGTCAAATTCCCGTAGCGTCCAGTTGTTAATCCGCCACTTCTCAAGTTCCTTATTCCATGAAATAGATTTTGCCGTCAATTTACTAACCAACGTATCCTCCCGAAATACCTCGTAAGTAAAATCATTACCCCGACTGGAATACACGTTAAAACTCGACATATAAATAAAAACACCCGGTGCAATCTGCCGGTGAATATTCTCTTCCTTGTTACTATACTTTTTCCAAATATATTGCTCGGAGAACTCGATCCGCTTCTTGTTGGCATTCGGAATAATAAAAGCACTCAAAAGAAGTGACAAACAGGCAATCACCCCGGCCGAGATCATGTATGGCCGGACCATTCTCCGGAAACTGATACCCGTACTTAAAATAGCGATAATCTCACTATTATAAGCCATCTTTGACGTGAAGAAAATAACAGAAATAAAAGTAAACAAAGAGGAAAACACGTTTGCGAAATAAGGCACGAAATTCAGGTAATAATCAAATATGATCGCCTTCACGGGAGCCTCGTTTTCGATAAATTTCTCCAGTCTCTCCGAAAGGTCAAAAACCACGACAATACTCAAGATCAGTACCATCGAAAAGAAAAAGGTACCTAGGAACTTCCGGATAATATATAAGTCTAATTTCTTCATTTTACGCTAGTTGCTTCTCAGCACTATAATCTTCTTGTAACTTTCTTTATCGTACTCTCCTTCCACGTCACGAAATCTCCTTCCAGTATATGTTTACGAGCTTCACGTACTAACCACAAATAAAACGACAAATTATGGATCGAGCAAATTTGTAGCCCTAAAATTTCATCTGCCTTGATTAAATGGCGCAAATACGCTTTCGAGTAATCATCATCTACAAAACTCAACCCGGCCGGATCAATACGACTGAAATCCTTCTCCCACTTCTTGTTCTTTATATTGATCACGCCCTCCGTGGTAAACAACATACCATTTCTCCCGTTTCGGGTCGGCATCACGCAATCAAACATATCCACACCTAAAGAGATTGCCTCCAAAATATTCTCCGGGGTCCCGACACCCATCAGGTAACGGGGCTTATCCTGCGGCAAAATCCGGTTTACGACTTGAATCATCTCGTACATGACCTCAGCCTCTTCCCCAACAGCCAATCCCCCGATTGCATATCCCTCTCGATCAAGAGAAACAGCGTGTTCCGCTGCCTTTTCCCGCAAATCCCGGAAGGTACATCCTTGCACGATCGGAAAAAGCGACTGGTGATAACCGTACAATGGCTCCGTGGAATCAAATCGTTTCACGCATCGTTCCAACCAACGCTGGGTCAGCTCCAAAGAATTCTTCGCGTAACCGTATTCACTCTGCCCCGGGGGACACTCATCAAATGCCATGATAATATCAGCCCCTATCTTGCGCTGAATATCCATGACATTTTCAGGAGTAAACAGATGTTTCGAACCATCAATATGAGAACGGAAGACGACCCCTTCTTCCGTGATTTTCCGACAATCTCCTAAAGAAAAAACTTGAAAGCCGCCACTATCCGTGAGGATCGGACGATCCCATGAATTAAATTTATGTAGTCCCCCTGCTTCTTCCAACACCTCTGTACCCGGTCGCAAATACAAATGATACGTGTTGCCCAAAATGATCTGGGCCTTAATATCTTCCTTCAACTCTCTCGCATGCACGGCTTTCACGGTTCCCACCGTACCCACAGGCATAAAGATCGGAGTTTCAATATTCCCATGATTTGTGGTTAACACACCACATCGTGCATCACTGTTTTTGTCTTTCGCTAAAAGGGTATATTTCATCTAATCATGATTTTGAGCGCACAAAGATAGGAATAATTAAATCTAAAATCATAAATCTAAAATTATTTATATCTTTGGTCCAAATTAAAAAAACAAAAAATAATTGTCATGAGGATGTTTTACAAGTTAATTGTATGTATGTTTATCGTGGGGTTTGCCCTACCCGGAAACGCTCAAAACAAGGGCAAAAAATTCACTCTGGAAGATTTTAACTTGACCTACACGTTCAGGACACAAGGTGTTTCAGGCCTCCGTTCGCTAAATGACGGGGAACACTATACCGTGTTGGAAGACAAAGGCAAAAAGCTGGTCATGTATAGTTACAAAACCGGGAAAGCCGTAAGCACTTTACTAGACTTGAACGATCCCAAGTACAAAGCTGTTCAGACTATCCAAGATTACGAATTCAGCCCGGAAGAAGACCGGATTCTGATTTGCACGAATATAAATCCGATCTACCGTCGTTCATTCACGGCAGACTACTTCGTATTCGATTTTAAAAATAAGGAATTAAAACCTTTATCGGAAGGTGGTTCTCAACGTTTGGCAACCTTCTCTCCTACCGGAACGAAAGTGGCATTCGTGAGAGACAACAACATCTTTATCGCGGACTTACGTTTCGGTTCCGAAATTCAAATCACCTTTGATGGGAAATTTAACGAAATCATTAACGGAGCACCCGACTGGGTATATGAAGAGGAATTCGGGTTCAACAAAGCCTTCGAGTGGGCCCCCGACGGATCTGCCCTCGCATTCATCAAATTTGACGAATCAGCCGTGAAGACTTACCACATGAATATGTTCAGAGGACAATATCCGGCATACGAACAAAATGCCCTTTATCCCTCGAACTATTCCTATAAATACCCGAAAGCCGGGGAAGCCAATTCGATCGTGAGCGTCCACGTTTACGACATTAAAGATCGTGTCACCACCCCAATGAATATTGGTGAAGAGGCAGATATTTACATACCTCGTATCAAATGGACAAAAGATCCGAAAAGATTAGCTATCATGAAACTGAACCGTTTCCAGAATCAACTGGAAATCCTGTTGGCCAATGCCCGCGTGGGAAGTACAACCGTGCTTTACCGGGAAGAAAATAAATATTATATCGCGGAAAGCAACTTGGACAACTTGATCTTCATGGAAGACGGGCAACATTTCATCATGAGTAGTGAAAAAAGTGGTTATTCTCACCTCTACTTGTATGCCATGAGCGGTAAAGAAATTCAGCCGATCACTTCCGGTAAATACGACGTGGTTGATTTCTACGGGTACGATCCGGTAAAAAAACTTTATTACTACGCCTCTCACGAAGAATCTCCTTTGGAAAAATATATCTACTCTATTGACTTGAAGGGTAAGAAGAAGAAACTCACTCCGACAAAAGGATGGAATGAAGCAGAATTCAGTAAATCATTCAAATACTATATTAATATAGTATCTAACGCGGATATGCCTCACGTGTATACCCTGTACGCGGCAAACGGTAAAGCTGTTCGCACGCTGGAAGACAATGCCGCGTTGAAAACGAAACTGGCAGATTACAATGTTGCCAAAAAAGAATTCATTCAAATCCCGGCAGCAGACGGAACGACCATGTTAAATGCATGGCTCATGAAACCCGTGAATTTTGACGCATCAAAAGCTTACCCGTTATTAATCATCCAATACAGTGGGCCGAACTCTCAGCAAGTAAGCAATAGCTGGGGCATGGATTGGACACAATACCTCGCACAAGAAGGTTATATCGTGGCTTGCATCGATCCTCGCGGAACGGCTGCCAGAGGGGAAGAATTCCGCAAATGTACCTATATGCAACTCGGAAAAATCGAAAGCGACGATATGATCGCTGCCGCAAAATGGCTTGCCGGACAATCTTACATCGATGCACAAAAAGTAGGTATCTGGGGTTGGAGCTTTGGCGGATTCATGTCATCACTTTGCCTTATGAAAGGGAACGACGTGTTCTCCACGGCTATCGCCGTTGCTCCCGTTACTCACTGGGGATTCTACGATTCCATCTATACGGAACGCTTCATGAGACGCCCGCAGGATAATCCTTCCGGATACAATGACAACTCCCCGATCAACTGGGTAAAACACTTAAAAGGAAACTTATTGTTATGCCACGGAACTGCGGATGACAACGTACACGTGCAAAACACTTACGAATTATCCGAGGCTCTCGTACAGGCAAACAAACAATTCGATATGCAGATTTACACCAACCGTAACCATAGCATATACGGTGGTTACACCCGGTTACAGTTATACACTAAATTTGTGAACTACTTGAATCAACATTTGAAATAAAATTTCAAATGTTGATTCAAGCTACAGGTTGGCAGGTTACAAGTTACAGGTTTAACGTCAACGCTTGCACGTCAAGAACCTGTAACTTGTAACTTACCAACCTGAAACAAAAAAAACAGATAAGTTGTGATTCGATCACAACTTATCTGTTTTTTTTATATCTTGCAAACGATAGAAATAAACATGATCTCAGCGTAATTATCTCCGGGATAACTAAGCTGAAATCTTAAATCATAAATTAAAAAATAAAAACGTTATGAGTAAATGTATCTGTACGTTAGAACCCAAAGCTATCTGGGAAAACTTTTATAAACTAACTCAAGTTCCACGTCCGTCAAACCATGAAGAAAAAGCCAGAGAATTCATTATGAATTGGGCAAAAGAAAACGGAATCCATGCTGAAATGGACGAGGCTAACAACATATTATTAAGCAAACCGGCAACCCCGGGAATGGAAAACCGCAAGGGAGTTATCCTGCAAGGTCACTTGGACATGGTTCCTCAAAAAAATGAAGACAAACAACACGACTTCACCAAAGATCCTATTGAAGCATATATCGACGGGGAATGGGTAACAGCAGACGGAACCACTCTTGGAGCAGACAACGGTATCGGTGTTGCCACCGGAATGGCTATTCTATTATCAAAAGATATTCCTCACGGTCCGGTTGAAGTGTTAATCACGGCTACCGAAGAAACCGGAATGGATGGAGCAAACGGCATCCGCCACAACTGGTTAAAAGGAGACATCTTGTTAAATCTTGACTCTGAAACAGAAGGCGAATTGTATGTTGGTTGCGCTGGAGGTATTGATGGAGAGATCGCGTTCGACTACACTCCCGAAGCCGTTCCTGCAGGACATAAAGCATTCCAATTATCATTGAAAGGATTAAAAGGAGGTCACTCCGGAATGGACATCAACTTGGGTAGAGGAAACGCCAACAAATTATATTTCCGTTTCTTGAAAGCAGTCAGCAAAGAATTAGACCTTCGTCTTTCTTCCGTATCCGGAGGAAACATGAGAAACGCAATCCCGCGTGAAGCTTTCGGAATCGTAACTGTTCCGGCTGCTAATGCAGACAAATTCCTTGCTAAAGTAAAAGAATACGAGGGAATATTTAAAGCTGAATTAAGCGCTAAAGAACCGAATCTCACTTTCTTTGCAGAAGAAACAGCTCTTCCACAAAACGTGATGCCGGTAAAAGTACAATACAACCTGATTAACGCCATCAAGGCTTGCCCGAATGGTGCCATGAGAATGATCGATTCCATGCCGGACACGGTTGAAACATCCAACAATTTGGCTATCGTGAAAGGTGGAGAAGGAAAGATCGAAATCTACATGTTAATGCGTTCTTCTGTTGAAACCGCAAAAACATCGTTAGCTCAAGTAGTAGCATCTGTATTTGAACTGGCAGAAGCAAGCAAGATCAACTTTACCGGAGAATACCCGGGATGGAAACCGAATCCGGATTCAGCTATCCGCAAAGAAATGGAAGAAGTTTACATGAAATTATACGGTAAGAAACCGGCAATCATGGCTATCCATGCCGGATTAGAATGTGGTATCCTAGGATCTGCCTACCCACATTGGGACATGATTTCTTTCGGACCGACCATCAGTTCTCCTCACTCTCCGGACGAGAAAGTGAACATCGAATCAGTAAGTAAATTCTGGGAATTCTTGAAAGCTACATTAGCTGCAATTCCTACGAAATAATAATAAAA
Proteins encoded in this region:
- a CDS encoding pseudouridine synthase — encoded protein: MNRETKRPRITRPIENRDENRRSRTPRFENREGGESETRRPNRFNTDRPRREQGHGYIRDLNKERERERNEGTGDRDNGNRYYRDSDRNRERGDRENNRYENRDNRRSYERGNRDNNRFSDRGERRERRPQDRDENAERRDNRYQNRDRNDRREEGRRERGSREEGGRGEGYRGDRRDRREGDDRRDRYSDRPARKVFTRRADGDGAPKSVYSKKKQIEYRKKNEGQETELRLNRYIAKGGVCSRRDADVLIAAGRVKVNGEVVQQVGVKVKRTDRVEVDDQVITPERKVYLVLNKPKDYVTTVEDPLERRTVMTLIEGACKERVYPIGRLDRQTTGVLLFTNDGDLAKKLTHPKYNQKKIYHVFLDKVVQTGDLEAIRKGIDLEDGFIQADDVRVAEDDRTQVGIEIHSGRNRIVRRIFEHLGYQILRLDRVFFAGITKKNLPRGHWRFLTEDEVNILKAY
- the tgt gene encoding tRNA guanosine(34) transglycosylase Tgt, translating into MKYTLLAKDKNSDARCGVLTTNHGNIETPIFMPVGTVGTVKAVHARELKEDIKAQIILGNTYHLYLRPGTEVLEEAGGLHKFNSWDRPILTDSGGFQVFSLGDCRKITEEGVVFRSHIDGSKHLFTPENVMDIQRKIGADIIMAFDECPPGQSEYGYAKNSLELTQRWLERCVKRFDSTEPLYGYHQSLFPIVQGCTFRDLREKAAEHAVSLDREGYAIGGLAVGEEAEVMYEMIQVVNRILPQDKPRYLMGVGTPENILEAISLGVDMFDCVMPTRNGRNGMLFTTEGVINIKNKKWEKDFSRIDPAGLSFVDDDYSKAYLRHLIKADEILGLQICSIHNLSFYLWLVREARKHILEGDFVTWKESTIKKVTRRL
- a CDS encoding LptF/LptG family permease, which translates into the protein MKKLDLYIIRKFLGTFFFSMVLILSIVVVFDLSERLEKFIENEAPVKAIIFDYYLNFVPYFANVFSSLFTFISVIFFTSKMAYNSEIIAILSTGISFRRMVRPYMISAGVIACLSLLLSAFIIPNANKKRIEFSEQYIWKKYSNKEENIHRQIAPGVFIYMSSFNVYSSRGNDFTYEVFREDTLVSKLTAKSISWNKELEKWRINNWTLREFDGIKETYTTGQTIDTLLNFSAAEFSEDPKKIKERLTLPELDEYIARQKLRGSSNVVEFQIEKYKMFSGAFATFILTLIGVCIASRKIRGGMGFHLGLGLLISFSYILFMQFSTVFATNGGMSPLLAVWIPNMLFAVVALFVYRAAPK
- a CDS encoding S9 family peptidase, with the translated sequence MFYKLIVCMFIVGFALPGNAQNKGKKFTLEDFNLTYTFRTQGVSGLRSLNDGEHYTVLEDKGKKLVMYSYKTGKAVSTLLDLNDPKYKAVQTIQDYEFSPEEDRILICTNINPIYRRSFTADYFVFDFKNKELKPLSEGGSQRLATFSPTGTKVAFVRDNNIFIADLRFGSEIQITFDGKFNEIINGAPDWVYEEEFGFNKAFEWAPDGSALAFIKFDESAVKTYHMNMFRGQYPAYEQNALYPSNYSYKYPKAGEANSIVSVHVYDIKDRVTTPMNIGEEADIYIPRIKWTKDPKRLAIMKLNRFQNQLEILLANARVGSTTVLYREENKYYIAESNLDNLIFMEDGQHFIMSSEKSGYSHLYLYAMSGKEIQPITSGKYDVVDFYGYDPVKKLYYYASHEESPLEKYIYSIDLKGKKKKLTPTKGWNEAEFSKSFKYYINIVSNADMPHVYTLYAANGKAVRTLEDNAALKTKLADYNVAKKEFIQIPAADGTTMLNAWLMKPVNFDASKAYPLLIIQYSGPNSQQVSNSWGMDWTQYLAQEGYIVACIDPRGTAARGEEFRKCTYMQLGKIESDDMIAAAKWLAGQSYIDAQKVGIWGWSFGGFMSSLCLMKGNDVFSTAIAVAPVTHWGFYDSIYTERFMRRPQDNPSGYNDNSPINWVKHLKGNLLLCHGTADDNVHVQNTYELSEALVQANKQFDMQIYTNRNHSIYGGYTRLQLYTKFVNYLNQHLK
- a CDS encoding aminoacyl-histidine dipeptidase encodes the protein MSKCICTLEPKAIWENFYKLTQVPRPSNHEEKAREFIMNWAKENGIHAEMDEANNILLSKPATPGMENRKGVILQGHLDMVPQKNEDKQHDFTKDPIEAYIDGEWVTADGTTLGADNGIGVATGMAILLSKDIPHGPVEVLITATEETGMDGANGIRHNWLKGDILLNLDSETEGELYVGCAGGIDGEIAFDYTPEAVPAGHKAFQLSLKGLKGGHSGMDINLGRGNANKLYFRFLKAVSKELDLRLSSVSGGNMRNAIPREAFGIVTVPAANADKFLAKVKEYEGIFKAELSAKEPNLTFFAEETALPQNVMPVKVQYNLINAIKACPNGAMRMIDSMPDTVETSNNLAIVKGGEGKIEIYMLMRSSVETAKTSLAQVVASVFELAEASKINFTGEYPGWKPNPDSAIRKEMEEVYMKLYGKKPAIMAIHAGLECGILGSAYPHWDMISFGPTISSPHSPDEKVNIESVSKFWEFLKATLAAIPTK
- a CDS encoding polysaccharide biosynthesis protein, which encodes MVAFITNGLNRMRTLRSFSYTPRWIVFLIDVALAIMAVSVAYLIWVNFQIDRMRLDFVLTGALVIVGVRVISFLLGHTYSGIVRFTGTEDALRIYYVLTAGEIALLLGSGVFFLLYDYLFIPVSVLLTEYVLLTSLMVMSRVIVKKVFAQYIGAERTKKNVIICGSDEYGIMAKHAMDNVEDATYNILAFVDVNDRKAGKIIEGVKIYKMSSLPGLLKRNRVDKVVIAKKMISPDKKREIVEICLAADVNVLEVPRFESWINGELSMRHIRNIKIEDLLERDVIHMEETNLRKQLLNKVVLVTGAAGSIGSEIVRQLTHFNPSLIVLFDQAESPLYDIELELKEECGFTDYKIEIGDVRDASRVEGIFKTYHPNIVYHAAAYKHVPMMEKHPIEGVKTNIFGTKNVADCAVKYDCQRFVMISTDKAVNPTNVMGASKRIAEIYTQSLNRIANTRFITTRFGNVLGSNGSVIPRFKKQIEAGGPITVTHPEITRFFMTIPEACQLVLQAGALGNGGEIFVFDMGKSVKIVDLARKMIKLSGYEVGKDIHIVFTGLRPGEKLYEEVLNVKETTLPTVHERIKIAKVREYNYSEVTDAIKALDIALQTKDNFAVVKQMKCIVPEFKSKNSTYESIDFQMEEEGVEHHMEEVLNKIQVAENLEVRE